TGTGCCACTTACCAGCTCTGTATCCTCCAACAGCTCAAAAACAACCTGTGTTTCATGTtctactgtttttgttttaatgtggtTCAAATGAAAAGTCTCTCTTGAGATATGTCTATATCCTTGACGTTCCTTTTCTCAGATGTATGTTCCTGGATCGTTAAATGACGTGGAGACTTGTTTAGTTGATGTGGGGACCGGATACTATGTTGAAAAGGcaaatatatttacattaaatCTCCATACATGATTAAATATAGTACAAATattgtcaaacatttttataaaaactaATTTTCGCATGTCTCTGTAGAGCGTTGAAGACTCAAAGGCATTCTTCAAACGCAAAATAGACTTCCTCACAAAGCAGATTGTTGAGAAAATTCAGCCAGCCCTTCAGGAAAAACATGCCATGAAACAAGGTAAGATGTGCTGCAttattctctccctctcactacATTTATCTATATATCTTAAGTCTCTTTTTCAGTTGATATCATCATgtatttcaatttcaaaacCCACATATTTAAATGCTGCAAGTTTcaattaaaagataaaatatactaaatgttaaaataataataacaaatgtaCCGATACCGCAATAAATAATCATTAGTAAGGTTAAACTGTGCATGTCTACCTTTTTTCTTGAACATTCACATCCGTATTTGGTgatcaatacaaaaaaacacttcccCTGCTAACCATACACTCTGCAGTTTATATTACAACATGCTACAATAAGGAAGGAAGTTAGTCTGCTGGTCAAAATGCCCGTGCAAAACATGCTGGAAGAGATCAGAAAGTGGAGTATTTCAACATTATGACTGAggccaaacaaacatttttttaaaaacgctTTTGACTGCCTATTACTCTGCAGACTTAAACAACCCACTGTCACGAACCAGACTAATTGGTTGTCAcctctcttctttattttttttgcggTGTTGGGTGTATAATTAAGAATTTTACAATTTAGAGAGAGActattaaattaaaagaaatgcaaaagaaatcaaattaatttatCTTTTAGATATAGAAATctatatttagaatttaaatcGGAACAAATATTCAGTTTTAGAAAAAATCAACAGTAACCTTACATTCTGTTCAGAAAGCATGTTAAACAAATGTGCTCTGTTTTGCAGCTGTGGTTGAAGTCATGAATGTGAAGATCCAACAACTTCAACAGAGCCAGCAGTCATCACAAGCGGTTGGGACCACCAACGCTTAATGGGAACACCTGTTTGAATTCTTCATGACTGGGAGAGGGGCGTTTTAAGTTTGTGTACATCTGCTGCTGTGGGTCAATAAATGCCCTTCACTGATATAAAGCGTCATGTTAAAAGCTGAAGAAtaaagaatgtttttgtttctgtctgaagAAAGTACTCAAACCTTGTTGCCAGTACTTATAAGAAGGCTGTTGTTATGGTAAACCGGTCAGGTGTTATTTCTCaattttaaatttatttaaatGGGTGTTCAATTAGTTTGTACAATAAAAGAGGTTTTTgtctgttcaaaaaaaaaatccaagtttTCTCATGGTTTTGTATCAGCTAAAGTGCCCACCTATATACCTCTATTAACTATAGTTTAACAAATCTAAGTAAACATGTTCTACACAAGTTTTAAGGcactgcacacatacacaattgTTTTCAGTTATTCTCGTTATTGCGGCTACAGGTGGGAATAATGAAAATGATAAGAACCACTGGATTCATCCAATCTGTTCACATTTAAACACTCCAGTGAGGAAGTATAATCAGCTACAAGTGAAATCACCTGTGTGGGTTAACTTTAGATGTGAAAGGGCTTCTATGCATACATGATTATAATCCAACATGTTTCTAACATGGTATGTTCATTACCAGGGGGTTTCAATGCACTactattttatttatctatctttatttagtttaaacagctgttttcatGAATGAGTACCAAAATTTCAGGGATATTTAAGCAGAATTTCATTctgttcgttttttttaaatattgaaaaaattggcatgttttttaaaattacatatgGGACTACTATTTACTTAAACTTCTAATTTCCAAAATGTAGTTATGTTTAATTAACAGTCTACAATATCAATGGTATGACTAGCTGAGAACAAGAACTAAACTTAATAAATAACTATTAATAATATCGCCGTTTTAATATTGTAttgattcacatttttaaactgttagACTAGTAAGAAGTAGTCACAGCTGTCCTGGGTGCTTCAGGTCATATTGGCCCTGTGTATTATGCATGGGGTCATTTCATTGCATATCCACGCTGTATGGGAATAATGCCAAACAATGTGCAGAAACTAGTCACTCAGTTTATCTGCAATGAGCTGCATAATACATCATTTATGGAAGAGATCAAGGGCTTGTGcataagtgtttaaaaaaaaaaaggtcaagaaATGTCGACCTATAAGTGTCCCCTAGGAGAGCTCTCACAGAGGCTGGTTGTTGTTGCCGTGGAGGCGGAGAGCAGACGGTTACAGACAGAGGACGCAGCTGTCACATGCTGGATGAGCGGTGCCTCGAAGCTGAACTGCGGAATGAGGAATTGAGCAGAGGAGCACATTTCGACAAATAGGAAATAGTCGCTAATGTGACAAATtaaacagggttttttttggttttttttaattgtggtCCGCGGGAACATAGGGTTTGTGTTGGAGTACGTTCAGCCGTCTGAATTACGTTACCGTGGAGACAGTCGTTCAGCGGAGAAACCAACGAGAGGACACGAGTTCTGCTACTATATCATTAGAGTTCATTTACTCGCAGGACGATTCACCTGCAGTCCGTTAAATTTCCTGGGACTTGAGAAGCGAGGATCGAGGCAGCATGGTGAGTTTTTGGGGCCTGGGAAGGGGCACGACATGCGGCAACCTGTTTGCGTCCTTCCTCCTGCTTGATTCCTGCAGTCTGAAATCCTGACCACGCTGTTTGTGGTAACTTTATACACTTAGTTGGCGTTCATGCGCCGAACCACGAGTTTTGTAATCACCCGGAGAGTTGCTTAGGAGTACCTTTTCTTTTAAGCATGAAAACAAATAGGATGTGGTAAAGAGAGGCCGGTTCTAACTGGTCCGCTAGTAAACTTAAGCTAGTTAGCTTGAGGCAGGTATTTCTGGAGTCGTTTGTTTTAGCATGATAGACAGTGACTCGTTAAACCTTAGTACTTAGCTAACACGGAGAAGCTTAATGGCCTGGATACGTTTGTAACATATTGCTGTAATAACATTTTCAAGATAATAAAACTATATAAAACGCTGCCTGGTTGCAACTACTACACGTGATGAAAGTGTTAGCCCTTACACAACTGTAGCTATCCGGCTAAGAGTTCCTTGATAAAGGTCATGATGGCAGAGAGCCACGGAAACATCAACTTTTACAATTAAATAATGTCTAGAACGATTTAATGTGATATTAATCAAAATCAACCTTTAATTGTCTATCGAATTGGACTTGGCTAACGATATATGATTATTTAAGTTTGCCATGTGCTCTTTATTCCCGACCCCCAAAATGACGCTGCAAGGGCTCACTGCACACCCAGCCGCTGGATTAAGACCGAATTATGGTTGGCAGAAAGGTTGTACCCAAAAGCACAAGATTTCGATACATTTAATTGATAAGCACTGGTCGATACGGAGGCACACACGAGGGTTTGCAGGTCAAAATGCCGTGTTGAAGTCATGCCGCAGCTCGACGGCGGACTTGCGCCATTTACGGAGACATGTGGTCGTTAGACGGGCGGGGTTAGGTGACAGCAGCTCACTCTGTAAGGACTTCGGTTGGGAACCGGGGTAAAGTCCCGGTGCGGAATTATGAAAGTCTGGTTGTTGctgcagaggtgccaggtcaccgcCTGAGTACTGgcaggtgcccttgagcaaggcaccaaacgcAAACAAGCTCTGGAcgtctctccattaatgcatattcataggtcctgtttgtgcatgtgtgtgagacgCCTATTTCTCAAACCTTAATTTCCCCTCCTGGAATAATGTAAAAACCCAATTGAAGAGACTGAAGTTAAAGGCTTGTACACCCAGCGGGTGTTTTCTAAACTGTAGTACGTTTTTATCTTGTACATAActagactgaaattaatactgatttCTGTAAGTGacatttcaaataaatcaaGACCATCAGAAGAATATTAGTTACTTCTGTATTTTAATGCTTGTCTGTCATCACTGCCACTAGATCAATGTCAGATAAAGATTTCATGACACACAACAAAAATGGTCCAGAGCTACCGGTATACCTGGGTAGGCTGCCCACTGGAACAGTTACAAATGAATGCtacataatttatttattttctttaaaatgatatGTGTTTTTccaacaaacctttttttctcctctattACATACCAATTGCTTCTTAAATCTTATTGTGTATAGTCCtaccagtttaaaaaacaggacTGTGATTGACGCACTGCTTTCttgctgttttgtgtttcactattgtgtttttcaaacaaactgtaaagttCATACACTACTATTCAGTAactcaacattttcttaaaactaTGCAGGTAACCACCAAGGGAACAGGTCTGAACCCCAATGCCAAAGTGTGGCAGGAGATCCCTGCCCACCAGAGTGACATCCCAGAGGTGACAGAGGACTCTCCTTTGCTGTTGACGGACTCTCATTCTGTTGCGATGACTGGAGGTAAGAGTTGCTTAATTTCTGAGTACATCTTGGATTATATCCTCCCCAAGGCATAATGTAGAGCAGACCCTGTCCCTgctacactgatacaacacttCAGTTTGGggaaaaacttttctttctttttttttttttactgatactTAACATCACTGATACTTTGTATTTGACAACATCTAAGCTCTTGTCCTTAGTGTTGTGCAGCAAGGCTTATACATGAAATGCTTGTTTGGAGCATTAGATGATGCTGTCTAAATATGACTCTTATTTAacaattgttttctttctgctttccCTTCATATCTTACGTGACTCAGACATCCCCTCCTCAGGGGTAAAAGGATATGACACTGAATATCCCGACAGCACTGCTGACTTTGCCCATGTACCAGCAGAGGGCATTGTGAATTGCATTGACGATGCTGATCTGAGCTATTTAGTCCTAGACTCACAATGCAATCCAGCAATGGATGGTGATGTTTTGGTGGAACAACCAGTGTCTGAGGAGAGCCTACGAGAGTCATTGAAAAAACGGCTTGAGTTCTGCTTTTCTAGGTGagtagtgttaaaaaaaaaaaaaaaattcacaacaATGGatagattttattttctatatttggATTGGTGTATGTATACATATTAATGAAACTGTTTCAGTTATTTATAATGTAATAGACAGCATCACACTTTGAATTTCTGTCCAAATTCACAGTTGAAGCAATGAAGGGATCGGTAACATCCCTGTTGATAGGACAGTTTTCAACTACTTT
The Labrus mixtus chromosome 7, fLabMix1.1, whole genome shotgun sequence DNA segment above includes these coding regions:
- the pfdn5 gene encoding prefoldin subunit 5, which translates into the protein MAVNLTDLSLPQLEGLKTQLDQELEFLTSSISQLKVAQTTYVEAKDSLNVLNKNNKGKELLVPLTSSMYVPGSLNDVETCLVDVGTGYYVEKSVEDSKAFFKRKIDFLTKQIVEKIQPALQEKHAMKQAVVEVMNVKIQQLQQSQQSSQAVGTTNA